One genomic segment of Tachyglossus aculeatus isolate mTacAcu1 chromosome 17, mTacAcu1.pri, whole genome shotgun sequence includes these proteins:
- the HOPX gene encoding homeodomain-only protein translates to MATESAGPTADQLEILEHSFNKVNKHPDPTTLCIVAAEAGLTEEETLKWFKKRLAQWRQSEGLPSECGSVTD, encoded by the exons ATGGCCACGGAGAGCGCCGGTCCCACGGCCGACCAGCTGGAGATCCTGGAGCACAGCTTCAACAAAGTCAACAAGCACCCGGACCCCACCACGCTCTGCATCGTCGCTGCCGAGGCGGGGCTCACCGAAGAGGAGACCCTG AAATGGTTCAAGAAGCGCCTTGCCCAGTGGCGACAGTCCGAGGGGCTTCCTTccgagtgtggctcagtgaccgACTGA